One window of the Daphnia magna isolate NIES unplaced genomic scaffold, ASM2063170v1.1 Dm_contigs096, whole genome shotgun sequence genome contains the following:
- the LOC116930704 gene encoding cuticle protein 7 isoform X2, whose protein sequence is MTITASDIVSPWNAGWSAVIVAGHDGPYDDFNDQLNDHENFPSSDDREMFSTQYIAQDELGQTSFGYAHTGQAATNYRDAWGNQVGNWAFITPEGQQIIVAYIADDQGFRAFSENLPVAPSFINEAPTDTIEVAAARAEHLAAYHLVKNRPVAVIPAEVPNVGFIQSVTDTPEVMLAKTEFMKVFNAIKNSRAVQK, encoded by the coding sequence ATGACAATCACGGCATCGGACATCGTTTCGCCCTGGAATGCCGGATGGAGCGCTGTGATAGTAGCGGGTCACGATGGCCCGTACGATGATTTCAACGACCAGCTCAACGATCACGAAAACTTCCCTAGCAGTGATGATCGAGAAATGTTTTCGACTCAGTACATCGCTCAAGACGAACTCGGCCAGACTAGCTTCGGTTACGCTCACACTGGTCAGGCAGCCACTAATTATCGCGATGCTTGGGGTAATCAGGTGGGCAATTGGGCCTTCATCACTCCCGAAGGCCAGCAAATTATCGTCGCTTACATCGCCGACGACCAGGGCTTCCGCGCATTCTCTGAAAATCTACCAGTGGCGCCATCTTTCATTAACGAAGCACCGACGGATACAATCGAAGTGGCCGCTGCTCGGGCCGAACATTTGGCTGCTTACCACCTTGTCAAAAATCGACCTGTTGCTGTAATTCCAGCGGAAGTTCCCAACGTGGGCTTTATCCAGTCTGTGACGGATACCCCGGAAGTAATGCTAGCCAAAACCGAATTCATGAAAGTTTTCAACGCGATCAAGAACAGTCGAGCcgtacaaaaataa
- the LOC116930704 gene encoding uncharacterized protein LOC116930704 isoform X1, giving the protein MKFCVAAVLLVTCMTITASDIVSPWNAGWSAVIVAGHDGPYDDFNDQLNDHENFPSSDDREMFSTQYIAQDELGQTSFGYAHTGQAATNYRDAWGNQVGNWAFITPEGQQIIVAYIADDQGFRAFSENLPVAPSFINEAPTDTIEVAAARAEHLAAYHLVKNRPVAVIPAEVPNVGFIQSVTDTPEVMLAKTEFMKVFNAIKNSRAVQK; this is encoded by the exons ATGAAGTTCTGT GTTGCCGCTGTTCTCTTAGTGACATGTATGACAATCACGGCATCGGACATCGTTTCGCCCTGGAATGCCGGATGGAGCGCTGTGATAGTAGCGGGTCACGATGGCCCGTACGATGATTTCAACGACCAGCTCAACGATCACGAAAACTTCCCTAGCAGTGATGATCGAGAAATGTTTTCGACTCAGTACATCGCTCAAGACGAACTCGGCCAGACTAGCTTCGGTTACGCTCACACTGGTCAGGCAGCCACTAATTATCGCGATGCTTGGGGTAATCAGGTGGGCAATTGGGCCTTCATCACTCCCGAAGGCCAGCAAATTATCGTCGCTTACATCGCCGACGACCAGGGCTTCCGCGCATTCTCTGAAAATCTACCAGTGGCGCCATCTTTCATTAACGAAGCACCGACGGATACAATCGAAGTGGCCGCTGCTCGGGCCGAACATTTGGCTGCTTACCACCTTGTCAAAAATCGACCTGTTGCTGTAATTCCAGCGGAAGTTCCCAACGTGGGCTTTATCCAGTCTGTGACGGATACCCCGGAAGTAATGCTAGCCAAAACCGAATTCATGAAAGTTTTCAACGCGATCAAGAACAGTCGAGCcgtacaaaaataa